The following coding sequences are from one Dermacentor silvarum isolate Dsil-2018 chromosome 4, BIME_Dsil_1.4, whole genome shotgun sequence window:
- the LOC125945012 gene encoding uncharacterized protein LOC125945012, with protein MCQKKFKNLKNHFTRLKQDIKQKTRSGAGTNDIRTIKWKHFEAMVPIMEKVYEEPILWSNLEFQAPQRMEVPADGGNISQEEELQLFSNETLGQECLEQGGSSSTDRSVHLVKSGHPPASDTFET; from the exons ATGTGCCAGAAGAAATTCAAAAATCTGAAGAATCATTTCACAAGACTTAAACAAGACATCAAACAGAAGACCAGAAGTGGGGCTGGCACAAATGATATCCGCACAATTAAGTGGAAACACTTCGAAGCAATGGTGCCAATTATGGAAAAAGTGTACGAGGAGCCAAT CCTTTGGAGCAACCTGGAATTCCAGGCGCCTCAACG AATGGAAGTGCCAGCAGACGGAGGCAACATTAGCCAAGAGGAAGAACTTCAGCTCTTCTCCAATGAAACGCTGGGGCAAGAGTGTCTGGAACAAGGTGGCAGCAGCTCGACTGACAGAAGTGTCCATCTTGTGAAAAGTGGTCATCCGCCGGCAAGTGACACCTTCGAAACGTAA
- the LOC125945011 gene encoding uncharacterized protein LOC125945011: protein MISSDEEDEIVGILLAASVAAFQEEQRTARRKTARQRRWWVRPALQERERMGHANALLPHLRSRDVEYYRDYLRMPPRSFDTLLELLKPRIQKSDTNYRKAIPPEHRLALAVRFLAAGETLRSSSFNFLSGRSTAFVIVAEVCQAIWDVLGPIYVARPSTPGEWLKVTMFLGNIV from the exons ATGATCAGCTCTGACGAAGAAGACGAAATAGTCGGCATTCTGCTAGCCGCTTCTGTAGCAGCTTTTCAAGAAGAGCAGCGAACAGCTCGAAGGAAGACAGCCCGCCAACGCCGCTGGTGGGTTCGCCCAGCCTTGCAAGAACGAGAGAGAATGGGCCATGCCAATGCGTTGCTACCCCACCTACGTTCGCGCGATGTGGAATACTACAGAGA CTATTTGAGGATGCCCCCGCGCTCCTTCGACACGTTATTGGAACTTCTGAAGCCAAGGATACAGAAAAGTGACACAAACTACCGAAAAGCGATTCCTCCAGAGCACCGGTTAGCGCTAGCTGTCAG GTTCTTGGCTGCAGGAGAGACGCTGCGCTCGTCATCTTTCAATTTTCTATCTGGCCGCTCCACGGCTTTCGTGATTGTCGCCGAAGTATGCCAGGCCATTTGGGACGTCCTCGGGCCGATTTACGTCGCACGACCGTCAACTCCAGGCGAATGGCTAAAGGTAACCATGTTTTTAGGGAACATCGTTTAA